From a region of the Branchiostoma floridae strain S238N-H82 chromosome 13, Bfl_VNyyK, whole genome shotgun sequence genome:
- the LOC118429115 gene encoding uncharacterized protein LOC118429115 has protein sequence MKEVLAQTEERFEQGQATLRRDVDTIGDGVKEIEGRVTTLEDGHGELAKQVRSLEHREANVEKEVGAVAEKVENMDRSLTDFQKRQTDVNSTVAAEQEVQDQRLQTLEKGQVKLEQRVDNVETWQHEVSESLKKLQVTEESEARKPAQGFFKIPDRNKWFSGRQKELQDLDAKFNIFEAGKISHKKLAVCGLGGCGKTCLAIEYSWRLQETYQGGIFWMSAENSRTFEITLNDIALGIGTVGSNSDETLARTIAWLSSLQDPWLLIVDNMDEFDVSSEVQKLLEGHWKQTSRGHILITTRREAAEMVETMGFEKDNCIELRSMSEDESCAFLIKRTQQEEQPGIRDLAKELGGLPLALEQAAAHINVLHCAFEDYLKQYKKQKLKLFKRRKVKTVTSTTDKDRMAVHTTWSLNFQHIQNCEDPELAEAACAMMNIAAYLDPDDIPIELVNKGEPDVSQSPLAEYAESPLGAKQIFEVLTQFSLLQRYGENSWSVHRLVQEVISSRCSGDDERVQYLQSACRMLYYAFSNTNSPQEVLQQSKEESSSGKLMLWGKLARHACTVWRNMTAQLGRKEVVSRLMLAKEAAAVTHEASVYLSLNKQHTEASQAQAQTLECVANTEVTDSFMAYITSVHVPLREDYQKMLHAEMSVKDSGHFKADIKEIEDCQEKEDPETLRQQGNDLYKKEQYSEAISCYTRAINISGDNVDERLYSNRSLCYWKLGQYKLSLDDADKCIELNSMSGKAYYRRALALAELVEKDTTYCHYSGAARAAAALAIHHKPTCRTDAQMMKRFPNLNVTEISSATELSHMCCMLSEQDCTILLKEGDYLLDALFIIVNVQIVGVNRYTTVNCKEGIFCSPSLTRPVCCHFENLRFPQMSGELEVRNGSIATLYRCQVSNGRRGCKDYPNCQGGPGCVNDTSTPCAKTDSSFRGFRKTHGQGGYAGLQVVRGTLYVDQCSIIDCGGGGLLVDGEGTHAVVTNCEVMKHIQSGLEVRNGGTLKASGNNIHNNKTHGVTVGPGASTTHIVGNHIHNNWGEGVILLQSSVITIEANRIEHNGASGISVESSTLDLHNNEIANNWHWALFLKTHSSANICGNLVHSNKCGGLWFGFNQFGKVLIDQNVIRDHTGPAIHVINNLNKEQTRKILELVPKEFGEPFSVPPIITDRNVCQRNDTKQQHPSSAITCLPVGCAFCGDQHKETMSCGKCRKAQYCSKECQIQHWQQHKIICNVIQGDYSFRVSTEDTVYKVHKCTGRIFNPGLKGIKEGIPPDIMGRRRFIVKIQSGTEYQAYNPDSNLTLYDQTTTLDLSFRDSQIYHIIMECGILGTNHISSKKIFCYAKMEDNGKYVRIYTDHLAPLQEW, from the exons ATGAAGGAAGTCTTGGCTCAAACAGAGGAAAGGTTTGAACAAGGTCAGGCAACTTTAAGAAGGGATGTCGACACAATTGGGGATGGCGTAAAAGAAATCGAAGGCCGTGTAACAACTTTAGAGGACGGTCACGGAGAACTTGCCAAACAAGTACGTTCTCTGGAACACAGGGAGGCAAATGTTGAAAAAGAAGTAGGTGCAGTGGCTGAGAAAGTAGAGAACATGGATAGAAGTCTAACAGACTTCcaaaagagacagacagatgTAAATTCTACTGTAGCTGCAGAGCAGGAAGTTCAAGACCAAAGATTGCAGACACTTGAAAAGGGACAAGTCAAGTTGGAGCAGAGAGTGGATAATGTAGAGACGTGGCAACATGAAGTTTCTGAGTCCTTAAAAAAGTTGCAAGTCACTGAAGAGAGTGAAGCAAGAAAGCCAGCTCAGGGGTTCTTCAAGATTCCTGATCGAAATAAGTGGTTTTCTGGTCGCCAGAAGGAGCTACAAGATCTAGATGCAAAGTTTAACATCTTTGAGGCAGGCAAGATTTCCCACAAGAAGCTTGCTGTCTGTGGTCTAGGAGGCTGCGGGAAAACATGCCTGGCTATTGAATACTCATGGAGGTTACAAGAAACCTACCAAGGAGGAATATTTTGGATGTCGGCAGAGAATAGCAGGACCTTTGAGATAACTCTCAACGACATTGCCCTTGGCATCGGAACAGTTGGCTCTAACTCTGATGAGACACTTGCCAGAACAATAGCATGGCTGTCATCCCTGCAAGACCCATGGCTACTCATTGTGGATAACATGGATGAATTCGATGTTTCGTCTGAGGTGCAAAAACTGCTGGAAGGTCACTGGAAGCAGACCTCCAGAGGCCACATCTTGATCACAACCCGTCGAGAAGCTGCTGAGATGGTAGAGACTATGGGGTTTGAGAAGGACAATTGTATAGAGCTCAGGAGTATGTCAGAAGACGAGTCCTGTGCCTTCTTGATTAAAAGAACGCAGCAGGAGGAACAGCCAGGCATTAGGGATTTGGCCAAGGAACTGGGTGGACTTCCTTTGGCCTTAGAGCAGGCTGCTGCTCACATAAATGTCTTACATTGTGCCTTTGAAGACTACTTGAAGCAGTATAAGAAGCAGAAACTGAAACTTTTCAAGCGACGTAAAGTTAAGACTGTAACATCCACCACGGACAAAGATCGTATGGCTGTACACACAACCTGGTCCCTCAATTTCCAACACATCCAAAATTGCGAGGACCCAGAGTTGGCAGAGGCTGCTTGTGCCATGATGAACATAGCAGCCTACCTGGATCCTGATGACATCCCTATTGAACTGGTCAATAAAGGGGAGCCCGATGTCAGTCAGTCTCCATTGGCGGAATATGCCGAGTCACCTCTTGGTGCCAAACAGATTTTTGAAGTCCTAACCCAGTTTTCACTGTTACAGAGGTATGGTGAAAACTCCTGGTCTGTTCATCGACTGGTCCAAGAGGTTATTAGCAGTCGTTGCTCTGGTGATGATGAAAGAGTTCAGTATTTGCAAAGTGCATGTCGGATGCTGTACTATGCTTTCTCAAACACAAACAGTCCCCAAGAAGTCTTACAGCAAAGCAAAGAAGAGTCCTCTTCTGGCAAACTCATGCTGTGGGGTAAGCTTGCACGACATGCCTGCACTGTATGGAGAAACATGACTGCACAACTCGGTCGCAAAGAAGTTGTCTCCAGATTGATGCTGGCAAAGGAAGCTGCAGCAGTGACACACGAGGCATCCGTGTATCTAAGCTTgaacaaacaacacacagaaGCATCCCAGGCACAAGCCCAAACACTAGAGTGTGTCGCCAACACAGAAGTAACCGACAGTTTTATGGCGTACATCACAAGTGTACATGTCCCACTCAGAGAGGACTACCAGAAGATGCTTCATGCTGAAATGTCAGTCAAAGACTCTGGGCATTTCAAAGCAGATATCAAGGAGATTGAAGATTGCCAAGAGAAAGAAGACCCAGAGACTCTTCGCCAGCAGGGCAATGATCTGTATAAGAAGGAGCAGTATTCAGAGGCCATTTCTTGTTACACAAGAGCAATCAACATCAGTGGCGACAATGTTGATGAACGCTTGTACAGCAATCGGTCCTTGTGTTACTGGAAACTGGGCCAGTACAAACTGTCTTTGGATGATGCAGACAAATGCATTGAACTGAATAGCATGTCAGGAAAAGCGTACTACAGACGAGCACTTGCTCTTGCAGAGCTGGTTGAGAAAGACACCACCTACTGTCACTACAGTGGTGCAGCAAGAGCTGCTGCTGCCTTAGCTATTCACCATAAACCAACATGCAGGACAGATGCTCAGATGATGAAACGCTTCCCAAACCTGAACGTCACAGAAATTTCTAGTGCAACCGAATTGAGCCATATGTGCTGCATGCTTAGTGAACAGGACTGCACCATTTTGCTAAAGGAAGGTGACTACTTGTTGGATGCTTTGTTTATCATTGTCAATGTTCAGATTGTGGGTGTGAACAGGTATACCACAGTAAATTGTAAAGAAGGCATCTTTTGCAGTCCATCACTTACAAGGCCCGTTTGTTGTCACTTTGAAAACTTGCGGTTTCCACAAATGTCTGGAGAATTGGAAGTACGGAATGGGTCTATTGCAACATTGTACAGATGCCAGGTATCTAATGGCAGGAGAGGCTGTAAGGATTACCCAAATTGTCAGGGTGGTCCTGGGTGTGTAAATGACACCAGCACTCCTTGTGCAAAAACAGACAGTTCGTTCAGAGGTTTCCGGAAGACGCATGGACAGGGGGGTTATGCAGGATTGCAG GTTGTCCGAGGTACTTTATACGTGGATCAGTGCAGCATCATAGACTGTGGAGGAGGGGGCCTGTTGGTGGATGGAGAGGGAACACATGCAGTGGTGACTAACTGTGAAGTCATGAAGCACATCCAGTCTGGGCTGGAAGTAAGGAATGGAG GAACTTTGAAAGCATCTGGAAACAACATCCACAACAACAAGACACATGGTGTCACAGTTGGACCAGGTGCATCTACTACACATATAGTTGGAAACCACATCCACAACAACTGGGGAGAAGGTGTCATTCTCCTCCAAAGTTCAGTTATTACCATAGAAGCAAATCGGATTGAGCATAATGGTGCCAGTGGAATCTCGGTAGAGTCAAGTACTTTAGACCTGCACAATAATGAGATCGCCAACAACTGGCATTGGGCACTTTTCCTTAAAACACACAGCTCTGCAAACATCTGTGGGAACCTGGTCCACTCAAATAAGTGTGGTGGCTTGTGGTTTGGGTTCAACCAATTCGGAAAAGTGCTGATAGATCAAAATGTGATAAGAGATCACACAGGTCCAGCAATACACGTCATCAACAACTTGAACAAGGAACAGACAAGGAAGATACTAGAACTGGTTCCCAAGGAGTTCGGAGAGCCATTCTCAGTACCCCCAATCATCACTGACAGGAATGTCTGTCAAAGAAATGACACCAAGCAACAGCATCCTTCATCAGCCATCACATGCCTCCCAGTCGGATGTGCCTTCTGTGGTGACCAGCACAAGGAAACCATGAGCTGCGGAAAGTGCCGTAAAGCACAGTACTGCTCAAAGGAGTGCCAAATACAACACTGGCAACAACACAAGATCATTTGTAATGTCATCCAGGGCGATTACTCTTTCAGAGTCTCTACAGAAGACACAGTTTACAAAGTGCATAAATGTACTGGTAGAATCTTCAATCCTGGACTAAAGGGCATCAAAGAAGGCATTCCCCCTGACATCATGGGAAGAAGGCGGTTCATTGTAAAGATTCAGTCAGGTACTGAGTACCAGGCGTACAATCCTGATTCAAACCTGACACTCTATGACCAGACTACCACCCTTGACCTCTCATTCAG GGACAGCCAAATCTACCACATCATCATGGAGTGTGGTATACTGGGAACCAACCACATATCCTCAAAAAAGATCTTCTGTTACGCCAAGATGGAAGACAATGGGAAATATGTCCGTATATACACAGATCATCTGGCACCACTGCAGGAGTGgtga
- the LOC118429116 gene encoding eukaryotic translation initiation factor 3 subunit L-like, which translates to MYGGEDYQEYDQYGQHPYGPPESYELHTGDPRADLEYERQFQQAPPAYIVPDVIKRFIEYFHKCVTDGNVFEIGNIYENSFNKLTERFFKTSPWPEAEYIMPLVKNDTVFLILYKELYFRHIYAKVQGGPNLEQRFESYYNYCNLFNYILNQKSPAPLELPNQWLWDIIDEFIYQFQSFTHYRSKLSKKGDDEIMILRSNPKIWNVHSVLNVLHSLVDKSSINRQLEVFSSGGDPDSVAGDFGRHSLYKMLGYFSLVGLLRLHSLLGDYYQAIRVLENIDLNKQGLYSRVPSCQISMYYYVGFAYMMMRRYQDAIRTFTSILLYIQRTKAMFQRQSYTFDMIMKQNEQMFNLLALCLTLYPMRIDESVHSQLREKCGEKMIRMQKGDMQAFEDSFSFACPKFLSPVAPNYEAPPANYHKEAFMAQLKVFIDEVQQQIALPVVRSYLKLYTTMPVSKLAGFLDMTEEEFRTHLLCFKHKMSNVTSSKGTGGLDGEFQSASEVDFFIDKDMVHIADTKVARRYGDFFIRQIHKFEEMKRSFGELQTKS; encoded by the exons ATGTACGGGGGCGAAGACTACCAAGAG TATGACCAATATGGCCAACATCCATATGGGCCTCCAGAATCGTATGAGCTGCACACAG GTGACCCCCGTGCTGATCTGGAGTACGAGCGTCAGTTCCAGCAGGCCCCGCCGGCGTATATCGTACCCGACGTCATCAAACGCTTCATCGAATACTTCCACAAGTGTGTGACAGACGGGAATGTCTTCGAAATTGGCAACATCTATGAGAACAG CTTCAACAAACTGACAGAAAGGTTCTTCAAGACATCCCCCTGGCCTGAGGCAGAGTACATCATGCCTCTAGTCAAGAATG ACACTGTGTTCCTGATTCTGTACAAGGAGCTGTACTTTAGGCATATCTATGCCAAAGTTCAG GGGGGACCAAACTTGGAGCAGAGGTTCGAGTCATACTACAACTACTGCAACCTGTTTAACTACATCCTCA ACCAGAAGTCTCCGGCACCGTTAGAACTGCCCAACCAGTGGCTGTGGGACATCATTGACGAGTTTATCTACCAGTTCCAGTCTTTCACACACTACCGCAGTAAGCTCAGCAAGAAGGGCGATGATGAGATCATGATCCTCCGCTCCAACCCCAAG ATCTGGAACGTACACAGCGTGCTGAATGTGTTACACTCGCTGGTGGACAAGTCTAGCATCAACAGGCAGCTGGAGGTCTTCAGCAGTGGAG GTGACCCTGACAGTGTAGCTGGAGATTTTGGTCGCCACTCCCTGTACAAGATGCTGGGGTACTTCAGTCTGGTGGGCCTGCTGCGCCTCCACTCCCTGCTAGGGGACTACTACCAGGCCATCAGGGTCCTGGAGAACATTGACCTCAACAAACAG GGTCTGTACTCTCGAGTGCCATCATGCCAGATCAGCATGTACTACTACGTGGGGTTTGCGTACATGATGATGCGGCGCTACCAGGACGCCATCCGTACCTTCACCAGTATCCTCCTCTACATCCAGCGCACCAAGGCCATGTTCCAACGCCAGAGCTACACTTTTGACATG ATTATGAAGCAGAATGAACAGATGTTCAACCTGCTTGCTCTCTGCCTGACCCTGTACCCCATGCGCATTGACGAAAGTGTCCACTCACAGCTGAGAGAGAAATGTGGGGAGAAAATGATCAGGATGCAGAAAGG GGACATGCAGGCCTTTGAGGACAGTTTCTCCTTTGCCTGTCCCAAGTTCCTGTCACCCGTGGCTCCAAACTATGAAGCACCCCCTGCCAACTACCACAAG GAAGCGTTCATGGCCCAGCTGAAGGTGTTTATAGACGAGGTGCAGCAGCAGATCGCCCTCCCCGTGGTGCGCAGCTACCTCAAGCTCTACACCACCATGCCTGTCTCCAAACTGGCTGGCTTCCTCGACATG ACTGAAGAGGAGTTCCGTACTCACCTTCTGTGCTTCAAACACAAGATGAGCAATGTGACGTCCTCCAAGGGCACTGGGGGCCTGGATGGGGAGTTTCAGTCTGCCTCTGAGGTTGACTTCTTCATCGACAAG GACATGGTTCACATAGCAGACACGAAGGTTGCCCGCCGATACGGAGACTTCTTCATCAGGCAGATACACAAGTTTGAGGAG ATGAAGAGGAGCTTTGGAGAGCTTCAAACCAAGAGCTGA